GCGGTCTCGCCCTCGGCGGTCCGCACGGCCGCGAGCGGGGACAGGCTCGCGGCCCACTTGCGCAGGCTGTTGGCGAGCTCGACCTGCTCGTCGGTGATGCCGATCGACATTGATGCTCTCCCGCCGTACGAAAACTAGAACGCGTTCTAACTCTACTAGAGTGACGGGGTGCCCGACACCGCCCCGGACCAGATGCCGTCCGACCTGCTGGATCTCGCCCGTGCCGCGAAGGGCTTCATGCCCGGCGACGAGGGCGATCTGCTCTTCCGGATCGCGCTCGAGCGGCTGCCCCACGGGCCGGGCCTCGAGATCGGCACCTACTGCGGCAAGTCCGGCATCTACCTCGGTGCGGCCGCGCAGCGGGTGTCCCGAGCGACCGGTGCCACCGCTGTGGTCTTCACCGTCGACCACCACCGCGGCTCCGAGGAGAACCAGGCCGGATGGGAGCACCACGACGCCAGCGTCGTGGACCCCGAGTTCGGCCTCATGGACACGCTGGGGCAGTTTCGCAAGAACATCGCGCGGGCTGGGCTGGAGGACCACGTGATCGCGGTCGTCGGCCAGTCCAGGACCGTCGCCGCCCACTGGCGCACGCCGCTCTCCCTGCTCTTCATCGACGGCGGCCACGGCGAGCAGCCTGCCCGCGACGACTTCGCGGGCTGGGCGCATTGGGTCGACACCGGCGGCTACCTCGCCGTCCACGACGTCTTCCCCGACCCCGCGGACGGTGGGCGGCCGCCGTACGAGCTGATCTACCTGCCCGCGCTGGCCAGCGGCGCGTTCAGCGAGGTCGCCGTCCAGGGCTCCCTGCGCGTCCTGCAGCGCACCCAGGGTTCAGCGGGCGACCCGCTCTGAGGCGCACTCGCACTCCAGCGCGATCTCCTCGAAATGGGGGGCGAGCGAGGTGCCGCGCATGATCCCGGACCCCGGGGTCGCATGGCCGTAGGTCTCCCCCAGGGCGTCGACGGCGAGGAGCACAGCCGCCGCCGTGTACGTCGTGTGCTCGTGCGGCCAGTGCACGTCGCGCGGCTCGTCGTCGGGGGCGGGACGCGCGGGGTCGGCGTAGACCCAACCGGTCCAGTAGCGCCCGTCGGACTCGCGCAGGTGCTGCATGTCGGCGACCAGGCGCAGGGCGCGGCGGCGCGACGCGGAGTCGCCGATGACATCGAGGGCCATCGCCAGCTCGCAGGTCTCGGCACCGGTGACCCAGGGATTGGTGTCGACGCAGTGGATGCCGAGCCCCGGGACCACGAAGTCGTCCCAGCGCCGCTCCAGCAGGGCGAGCGCCGCCTCGCCGCGGACCGGGCCCCCGAGGACCGGGTAGTACCAGTCCATGGAGTACGTCGACTTGTCCGCGAACCTGTCCGCGTGGGTGCGCACCGCGTGGCCGAGCCGGCCGCCCGCCAGCTCCCACTCGGGCTGGGGGTCGTCCATCAGGTCGGCGAGGGCGACGCCGGCGCGCAGCGAGTGGTAGATGCTGGAGTTGCCGGTGAGCAGGCAGAAGTCATCGACCGGCGTCCAGCGGATGCCGCCGAAGGGCTGCTGCAGCGAGACGACGAAGTCGAGACCGGCCCGGACCGAGGGCCAGTAGCGCTCGACGAAGCGGATGTCGCGGCGTACCAGCCAGTGGTGCCACAGGCCCACCGCGAAGTACGCCGACATGTTGACCTCGCCGCGCTCGTCCGCCGGCTCGCCACCGACGATCTTCATCGGCCACGAGCCGTCGGCGCGCTGCATCGTCGGCACCCAGGCGTAGGCGCGCTCGGCGGCCTCGACCTGGCCGCCGACCAGCATCGCCATCGCAGCCTCGACGTGGTTCCAGATGTCGACGTGCTCACCCGTCGTCCACGGCACGGCGCCCCACGGCTCCTGCATCGCCGCGATGGCGGCCGCGGTGTCGGCGACCTCCTGGGCGGTGAGAACTCCGTCGACGTACGGCAGCCGCGAGAGGGCGACCTCGGGGACCGCCGTCATGCGTCGTCCGGCTTGCGGAAGTAGAGGACCATGGACTTGCCGATCATCGGGTCGAGGACCTTGCCGGCGAGCCGGAGCGCCGTGGGCTGCTTCATGATCTCCCAGACCAGGAGCTTGTGGTAGGCCTTCGCGAGCGGGTGGGTGTCGTTCTCGACGCCGACGGCGCACTTGATCCACCAGTACGGCGCGTGCAGGCCGTGGGTATAGCTCTTGCCCTCGAACAGCATCGCCTCGCCCGGCGTGCCGTCGTTGGAGCGACCGCCCTTGGTGATCTTGTCGACCAGCTCGTGGTCGGTGTAGATCCGGATGTGGCCGCCCGCGGCATGGTGATAGTCGGCCGAGAGTCGCCAGTTGATGACCTCGGGCAGCCACCGGGGCACGGTCACCGCGAGGGTGCCGCCCGGGCGCAGCACCCGGATCAGCTCCCGGATCGCGGCGACGTCGTCGTGGATGTGCTCGAGCACCTCGGAGCACACGACCCGGTCGAACTCGCCGTCGGCGAACGGGAGCGCGAGCGCATCGCCCTGCTTGACGTCGGCCTCCGCGCCCTCGGGCACCTCGCCGGCCTCCTTCATCGCGACGAACAGGTCGCGGACGCCCTCCAGCTCCTCGGCGTCGAGGTCGAAGGCGATCACGTCGGCGCCGCGGCGGTACATCTCGAAACTGTGCCGACCGGCACCAGCGCCCATGTCGAGGACGCGGTCGCCGGCCCGCAGGCCGAGACGGTCGAAGTCAACGGTCAGCATGTCCTCAGTTCCCCTTCTCCGCGGCCTCGGCGGCGTGGTCCGCGATGACCTTGTCGTACGCCGCGGCGACCTTGACGGCCACGGCCTTCCAGCTGAACTGCTCCTCGACCCGTCGGCGGCCGGCAGCACCCATCCGCGCGCGGCGCTCGGGGTCATCGAGCATCCGCTCCAGGGCGTGCAGCAGCTCACCGACGTCGCCGGGGGCGACCAGGTCGGCGCACTCGCCGTCCTCGCCGACCACCTCGGGGATCGCACCGGCGCGCGACACGATGAGCGGCGTCGCGCACGCCATCATCTCCGCGGTCGGCAGCGAGAAGCCCTCGTAGAGCGACGGGACGCAGGCGACCTCGGCCGAGCCCATCAGCTCGACCAGCTCGTCGTCGGTCAGCCCGTGGGCGAAGCGGACGGCGTCGCCGATGCCGAGCTTCTCGATCAGCTTCTCGGTGCGACCACCCGGCGCGGGGCGGGTCACCAGGACCAGCTCGACGTCGCGCTCGGTGCGCAACTTGGCGAACGCCTCGAGCAGCGTGGCGACGCCCTTCATCGGGGCATCCGCGCTGGCCATCGCCATGATCCGGCCCGGCACCCGCGGCTTGCTGGGCGGCACGAAGTTGTCGTCGACACCGAGCAGGATGACCTGCATCCTCGCCGGGTCGACGTCGAAGTCGCGGGCGATGTCGCGCTTGGACGCCTCCGACGGCGTGAGGATCCAGCGGGCCCGGCGTGCGACGTGCGCCTGCATCCGTAGGAAGCCGTACCAACGCCGCAGGGTGAACTTCCGCCAGGGGTTGCGGGTCTGCGCGAGATCGATCCTCCGGTCGAAGGTGATCGGGTGGTGGATCGTGGTCAGCATCGGGGCGCCGACGGCCGCCTCGACGTCGAGCATCCCGTGGCCCAGCACCTGGTTGTCGTGCACGACGTCGAAGTCACCGCGGCGCTGCGCGAGCACCTTGACGATCCGGCGCGCGAAGGTGCGCGGCTCGGGGAACCCCGCCAGGCACATGATCGCGAACTCCTGGACGTCGATCAGGTCGCGGAACTCGCGCAGCCTGGGCACCCGGAACGGATCCGGCTCGCGATAGAGGTCGAGGCTGGGGACCTTGGTCAGCGTGACGCCCTCGTCGAGCGCCGGATAGGGCTGGCCGGAGAACACCTCGACGGTGTGCCCCAGCCGGGTGAGCTCACGGCTCAGGTGGCGCAGGTAGACACCCTGCCCCCCGACGTGGGTCTTGCTGCGGTAGGAAAGCATCGCGATCCGCACAGGTACCTCTCCCCAAGCCTTGCTCCCGGGGAGCAGTCCGAAACGAAACGTAGTGGAACGTGTTCCAAATTATGCGCTACTTGCCGGTAGCCTATCCACTGGGTCCATATCGACCCGACTCTTCACAGCACCGCAGGGGGACCTCTCGTGACCATCGCGAACCCGTCCACGTCCGACGATCTCGGATCGGCCGCACAGCGGGAGCGCCGCAAGCGAATCCTCGACGCGACCTACGACCTCGCCAAGTCCGGCGGCTTCGACGCCGTCCAGATGCGCGCGGTCGCCGAGCGGGCCGACGTGGCCCTCGGCACGCTGTACCGCTACTTCCCCTCGAAGATCCACCTGCTGGTCTCGGCCCTCGGCCGCCAGTTCGACGAGGCCTCGGCCCGTCTCGGCGAGCGCGAGATCCCGGGCGACACGCAGGCCGAGCGGGTGCTGTACGTCCTCAAGCGGATGGCCCGCGGCATGCAGGGCGACCCCAAGCTGACCGAGGCGCTCACCCGCGCCTTCATGTTCGCCGACAGCAGCGTCACCAACGAGATCCACGTCGTCGGCATGGCGATGACCTCGATCGTGACCCACGCGATGCACGGCGGCGTCCCGGACGAGGGCGCGCTGACCGACCAGGACGTCGCCATCGCGCGCGTCATCGGCGACGTGTGGCTCTCCGCGCTGGTGGCCTGGGTGACCGGCCGCTCCACGGCGGCGGAGACCGCGGCGCACATGGAGACCGCGGTCGGCCTCATCCTGCGCGACTGACAAGACTCAGGCCCCGAACGCATGGGTGGAGGTGACGCCGCCGTCGACGGCGATCTCGGCGCCGTTGATGTACGACGACTCGTCGCTGGCCAGGAAGACGTAGACCGGCGCGATGTCCTCCGGCGTGCCGACCCGGCGCAGCGGCACCTTGCTGGCGCCGAACTCCATCGCGGCGTCGCCGCCGTGGACCCGGGTCATCGGGGTGTCGATCATCCCGGGATGCACCGAGTTGACCCGGATCCCCTTGGGGCCGAGCTCCATCGCCGCGCACTTGGTCATGCCGCGGATCGCCCACTTGGTGGCGGCATACGCCGTGCACGACGGCATGCCGGCCAGTCCCTCGACCGACGAGGCGTTGATGATCGAGCCGCCGCCGTTCTTGCGCATCGTTCGGGTCACCGCCTGCATCCCGAGGAAGCACCCGAGCTGGTTGACCCGCCACAGCAGCTCGACCTCCTCGGCGGGCATCCGCTCGATGTCGCCGAACCGCAGGATGCCGGCGTTGTTGGCGAGCACGTTCACCGCCCCGAAGCGGGCGTTCGCGTCGTCGACGACGCTCGCCCAGGAGGCTGCGTCGCCGACGTCGTGGTGCACGAAGTGAGCGGCGTCGCCCAGCTCGTCGGCCAGCGCCTGGCCCTGCTCCTTGGCGACGTCGGCGATGACGACGTGGGCCCCCTCGGAGACATAGGCCCGTGCGATCTCGGCGCCCTGGCCCATCGCGGCTCCGGTGACGATCGCGACCTTGCTGTCCAGACGTCCCATCACACACTCAGCCTCATGATCGAGTCGGCGGCGAAGCCGACGTGGGGGTCGCGGTCGGCGAAGAAGCCACCGAGCTGCTTGTCGAGGTCGTCGCCGGTCCACAGGTCTCCGGCGGCGTCGAAGCGCTGCTCCACGACAGGGGCGGCCACGAGGGCGACCATGCCGCCGTACACGACGAAGACCTGGCCGGTGATCCGCTCGGCGGCAGGCGAGGCGAGGTAGGCGACCAGCGGCGCGACGTGGTCGGCCGAGTACGGGTCGACCGCCTGGCCGGACCGGTCCTCGCCGAAGACCTCGGCCGTCATCGCGGTCCGGGCGCGGGGGCAGATCGCGTTGGCCCGCACGCCGATGCGGGACAACCCGCGGGCCGTCGACAGCGTGAGCGCGGCGATGCCGGCCTTGGCGGCGGCGTAGTTGGCCTGGCCCGGCGAGCCACCGAGGAACGCCTCGGAGGCGGTGTTGACGATGCTGCCGTAGACGGTGCCCGACTCGCTCTCCTTGGCCCTGCCGCGCCAGTAGGCCGCGGCATTGCGCGAGAGCAGGAAGTGGCCGCGCAGGTGGACCGCGATGACCGCGTCCCACTCGTCGTCGCCGAGGTTGAAGAGCATCCGGTCGCGGGTCATGCCCGCGTTGTTGACGACGATGTCGAGCCCACCGAGCTCGACCGCGGCCGCGACCATCGCGTCGGCCGTGGCCCGCTCGCTCACGTCGCCCGGTACGACGACCGCCTGGCCGCCGAGCGAGCGGATCTCCTCGACCGCGTCGTCCCCGGCTCCCGGCAGGTCGTTGACCACCACCCGGGCCCCGGCCCGGGCCAGCGCGACCGCCTCCGCGCGGCCCAGGCCGGCACCGGCGCCGGTGACGATCGCGACCTTGCCGTCGAGCGACGTCGTCGCCTCCATGCTCACTCCTCCACCAGCGTGATCGCGGCGCGCGGGCAGGCCGCGACGGCGCGCTTGACGTTCTCGAGGTTCTCGTCGGTCGTGTGCTCGGTGTGGAGCTGCAGGAAGTCGTCGTCGTCCAGCTCGAACACCTCGGGCGCCATCGCCTCGCACAGGCCGTTGGACTCGCACAGGTCGAAGTCGACCTTGATCTTCATGGACATGCTGCCTTTCACGTCATCTTCCGGTGGTCCCAGGACGCCACGCGGTCGGGATGGATGATCACGCCGACCCGCTTGGTCGCCTGCTTCTCGACCGTCTGCGCGCCGATCTCGCCGAGCGCCTCGAACGAGTCGACGCCGAACATCCGCACGGACACGGCCTTGCCGATCTCGAGGATCCGGTCGTGCTCGCGCACGATCTCGGCGCGGCCCTCGATGGAGACGCCGCGCAGCTCGAAGTAGTCGGTGCCGTCCTCGACCAGCGCGGTCACCCGCGGATCCCGCTCGAGGTTGAGGATCTTCTGGCTGCGGCCGTAGGTCCAGAACACGATCCGGCCGTCCTGGAGGTCGTAGAAGAGCGTGGTGAGATGCGGGAAGCCGTCGCGGCCATTGGCCGCGACCTGGACCTTGAGGTTCTCCTCGAGCAGGCCCTGCACCTCCTCCTCGGTCAGCTTGACCTGGTCGCGACCGGCGCTCATGCTCAGCTCCCTTCCGAGGAGTGTCCGGGGAACACGTGAGCGGTCGGGTCGATGACCACGGCCGCGTTGTTGACGGCGGTCGCGGCCTCGCCGAAGCCGACCGCGATCAGCCGGACCTTGCCGGCGTACTCGGTGATGTCGCCCGCGGCGAACACGCGCGGGAGCGTGGTCCGCATCGACGGGTCGACGACGATATGGCGGCGGTGGGTCTCCAGACCCCACTGCTGCAGCGGTCCGAGATCGGCGATGAAGCCGAGCGCGGCGACCACGGCCTGGGCGGGGAGCCGCTGCGACTCGCCGTCGACGCTCAGCTCGACCTCGGCGAGCGGACCCGCGCTCCCGCCGTCGGCGTCGCGGAGCGCGGCGACCTCGGCCTTGGTGACGATCCTGACCGAGGACGCCTGGACCTGCTCGACGGTGCGCTGGTGCGCCCGGAAGGCGTCGCGCCGGTGCACGAGCGTCACCGAGCGGGCGACCGGCTCCAGGTGCACGGCCCAATCGAAGGCGCTGTCGCCGCCGCCGACGATGACCACGTCCTGGTCGCGGTAGGGCTCGAAGCCGGGGACGAAGAACTCCACGCCACGCCCGACCCAACCCTCCGCCGCGGGCAGCGGGCGCGGACTGAACTTGCCGATGCCCGCGGTGATGACCAGCGCCTTGGCGCGCACGTCGATGCCGTCGTCGAGGCGCAGGGTGAGACCGTCGTCGTCGACGGCGAGGTCGGTGGCGGTGCGGCCGAGCAGCTGCTCGGGCTTGGCGCTGAGCGCCTGGGCGGCGAGGCCCTCGACCAGATCCCTGCCCTTGACGCTCGGGAAGCCGGCGACGTCGAGGATCGCCTTCTCGGGGTACATGGCGGTGATCTGGCCGCCGAGCTCGGGCAGCGAGTCGATCAGTGCTACCCGCATCCCGCGGAATCCTGCATAGTAGGTGGCGAACAGACCGGTCGGGCCCGCGCCCACCACGGCCAGATCGCAGTCGACGATGCTCTCTCCTGGGGTGGCCACGACGGAACTGTAACGTGTTCTAGCTAGTCGTGTCTCGCACGTCGCCGTCGTAGCGAGCGGCGTTTCCGGCCGATCTGGCAAGGCGGCGGAGCGACGGCATGCTGGATCGCACGTCGAGCGACGCCAACGCGGCCAGATCGAGTCGGAAACGTCGCGTAGCAGGCGGGGGCGTGGGAGACACGACTACTCGGTCTTGTCTTGCTCTGTCGGGTCCTGGCTCGGCGCGTCCCCGCCCGGCGCCTCGGGAGCGGGCGTGGCCGACGGGTCGTCGGTGTCGAGCCGGTCGACGAGCCACCCGTGGTCGGTGTTGACCATCGTGACGAGCACCCGGTACGGCGTCACCACCGTCTCCGGCTTGCCGTCACGCTCGCGCTGGACCACCTGGTTGAGGAACACCAGCGCCTCGAGCCGGGTGCGGTTGGCGCGCACGACCCCTTGCGCGACGACGCTGGCCTGGACGACGAGCTTCTGGGCGATGCCCTGCTCCTTCACGTCGCCGATCGTCTTGAGGTAGTCCTGCTCGTAGCGGTCCGTGGTGAGCTCGACGGCGCGGGCGACCTCCTCGTCGTACTTCCCGTAGTCGACAGAGACCAGCTCCTGGGCCGCCTTCGCGGCGGCCTCGACGCCGTCGCGCCACTGGAGTGCGGGGATCACCACCGGCCGTCCCTTCGGGACGCTCAGGCCGCTGGCGTCGCTGACCCGCGTGGACGGCTCGTCGTCGTCGCCGAAGCGGTCGACCAGCAGCAGCGCGAACTCGGCGACCAAGGCCAAGGTGACCAGGGCGAGCACCGCGATCAGCACCCGGGTGGTGCGCGGGCGGGCCAGCAGCCCGGCAGCGCGATCGTCCGGATCCGCCGGCGGTTCCACGGACAGCTCGACCGGCACATCGACCGGCACATCGACCGGCGCATCGATCGGGTCGTCCGTCACGTCGCCGGTCTCCGACGAGGTCGCGCGGGTGGTGTCCGGGCGGCCCGCGATCCGGCGCGGCCGGGGCGTCTGGCCGCGCGAGCTGGCGGGCTTGCGGGGGGTGGGGCGACTCATCTCTTCCTCATCCTGCGCAGCATCAGCCCAGCGCGACGTACTGGAGGTCCTTGGTCAGCCAGCGACCGTCCTCCAGCACCAGCTCGAGCTGGATCCGGTAGTTGCGGGCCTCGGGCTGGAAGTCCGTCGTCTTGTTCCGGACCGTGCCGCTGGTCGCGACGATGGCGGTCGCGGTGTCCTCGTCGCCGGCGACCAGCCCGGCCCAGACCACCTCGGCGACCATGTCGGACTGGGCCTCGGCCGCGAGCTTCTCAAGGTCCTTCGCGCCTTGGGAGTACTGGGAGAGGAAGGTGCCGGTGGCCATCGACTTGACCGCCTCGATGGTGCTCTTCGGCTCCTGGTAGTCGAAGTTCACGAAGGCGGTGACCATCTTCGTCGCGGCGTCGAGCTGGGCGGCCGTGCGCTCCTGCTCGGTGTCGTTCGCGAGCCGGACCGCCTCGATCGTGCCCCGGCCGACGTCCCGGCCGGCGCCCGGCACCACGTCGGTGCCGTTGACCTCGTTGTCGGAGGTGCTCACGTGGAGGTAGAGGAGGAGCAGTGCGACGCAGCCGCACACCACCGTGGCGGCGTACAGGGCGACATTGAGGCGGACCCGGCTCCGCTCGTCGCTCACCTGCTCGCCACCGGACCCACCAACAGCCACTTCCACGCATCCCCTCCCAGGACGGACAGGTCCTCCGGCTGCCGCAGCTCGACCGGGTTCCCCGCGGTGTCGACCAGCCCCGGCACCTGGCCGGTGGACGGATCGTAGGTGCCACTGTAGACGCGACCGGGCGAGGCCCGGTTCTTCCGGTTGCCCGGCGCGTACTTGCTGCCGCGCATGACGTACGGCGGCCCCGCCGTGCAGTTGACGTCCGCCGGCTTGGCGTCGGTCAGGTCCTGCGTGGAGCGCCACTCCGACGGCGGAACGTAGCCCTGGGTGCAGGGCGGGACGCTGTAGTCGAACTGGAGGTTGACATGTCCCCAGCCGTCGGAGGTGCTGCCGGTCGGCCCGCCCGCGATCAGCGCCGGGTAGGTGACGAGCAGCTGCTCGATGCCGTCGAGCTCGCTGAGCAGCACCTGGTCGACGGTGATCAGGTCGCTGAGCAGCACCGGGATCGTCGGCTCCAGCTCCTGGAGCAGCTTGGTCACCGCCCGGGCGGCACCGGGAGTCACACTGAGCACGGTGCGCAGGTCGCCGTCGCTGCCGCGCAGCGCGGTGGTGATCGTGTTGAGATCGGCCGCGAAGCGACGGATGTTCTCCTTCTGTCCCTGCTGGGTCTTCAGGACCGCGAGACCGCTGTCGAGCAGCCGGATGGTCTCCTCGGTGTGCGCACCGGCCTCGGCGATGAACGCCGAGCCGCCGTCGAGGAGGCGCTGCAGGTCGGCGCCGGTGTCGGTGAACATCAGCCCGAGCTCCTCGACGACCTTCGCCAGGCTCTCCTTGTCGACCGAGCCGACGAACCGGTTGAGATCCACGAGCAGGTCGCCCTCGTCGACCGGTAGCGAACGCTCGTCGCCGACGAAGGTCGAGCCATCCTTCGCATAGGGACCCGCGACATCGGCGGGCTGGAAGTCGAGGTACTGCTCACCGACGGCCGAGAGGTTGTGGACGTAGAGCCGCGAGTCCAGCGGCAGCCGGGTCCTCTCCTCGAGATCGAGGGTCAGGTCGACGCCGTCGTCGGTCGTGTCCATCTTCGAGACCCGGCCGATCTTGACCCCGCGATAGGTCACCTCGCTGCCCTCGAAGAGCCCCCCGGAACCGGGCAGGCTCGCCGTCACGGTGATGCCGCGGCCGGTGATCCGGTCGACGACGCCGAGATAGGTCGCGCCGACGTAGATGATGCCGATGGCGCTCAGCGCCACGAACGCCATCAGCCGGATCCGCACTCCCCTGCTCATGACAGCACGCCTCCGCCCAGCAGGTCGGTGGTCGAGGTCCGGTGTGCCGACGGTCGCGCTCCGGTCAGGCCCTTGAGCAGGCCGCCGAGCGGCCCGTTCGGGCCGAGCAGCCCGTTGGAGCCGCCGAGCAGGCCACCGAGGTCGAGGTTCGGCAGGGAGGTGAGCAGCTTGCAGACCGGGCTGTTCTTGATGGCCGGGTCCTGACACTTGGTCTGCAGGTCGGCGAGCAGGTTGACGTCGCTGAGCACCTTCAGGCAGGCGGCGCTGGTCAGGCTGCCGCTCTTGAGGCACTTGCCCACCTGATCGAGGACCTCGCCGAGATCGGGCAGCTGGATCTCGGGAAGGCCCAGCGTCTTGTACAGGTTCGCGAAGTCGAGGTCGGCCCGGATGATCGTGTCGGCGTAGTCGCCCTGCACGATGTTGTTGGCCGCCTGCGGGAACGGGAAGCTGACCAGCAGGTTGAGCCCGGGCGCGAGCTGTTCGTCGGCCTCGGTCAGCCGGCGCAGGATCGGGCTGAGGTCCTCCAGGATCCGGAGCACGTCCTCCTTGCTCGCGTTGATCACCCGGGTGCCGACCTTGCCGAGCTGGTCGAGGGAGCCGAGCATCTGGATCAGCTCGTCGTGCTGCGCAGCGAGCACCTCGACGGCGGGACCGACGGCGTCGAGCGCGTCGCCGATCGTCTTCTTCTCCGCATTGAGCGTCGAGGTCAGGTTGTTGAGCGACTCCAGCGCCTGGATGATGTCGAGCTTCTGCTGGTCGATGGTCCCGACCACCGAGTCCAGTGACGAGAGCAGGTTGCGCAGCCGGTCCTCACGCCCGGACATGACCAGGTTCGCCTCCCGGGTGATGGTGCCGAGCTGGGCCACGCCGCCACCGCTGAGCAGGAAGGACAGCGCGCCGAGGACCTCCTCGACCTCGGGGTTGCGGCCGGTCTTGGCCAGGGCGATCTCGTCACCCTCCCCCAGCCTCCCGGTCGGCGTCTCCTGCTCGGGCGCCTCGAGGGCGACGTACTTCTCCCCGAGCAGGGAGACCTGGCGGATGTCGGCGATCGCGTTGTCGGGCAGCTTGACGTCATCGCGCAGCCGCAGGGTCACCTTCGCGTTCCACCCGGCCCGCTCGACCTCGGTCACCTCGCCGATCACCACGTCGTCGACCATGACCGGCGAGCGGGGGACGACGTTGAGGACGTCGCGGAAGTAGGCCGTCACCTCGAACGCCTCGTCGGCGTCGACGGGGTGCCCGGGCAGCGGCAGGTCGTAGGCGCCGTCGAAGCTGCTACAGCCGGCGAGCAGGGTGGTGCCGAGCAGGAGGGCGACGACGCCGCGCCACGACCTGCGCCGGACGGTCCGGGAGCCGGTCACGAGGCACCTCCGAGCAGGGTCAGGACCGAGGCGTCCTCGCCGGTGGAGTAGGAGACGTCCGACACGTCGGGCACCTGGACGCCGTCCTTCGTGGCGGCCTGCCGGGGCAGATAGCTCTTGAACTCGGGCGGCAGCCAGGGCAGCTTGGTCAGGATCGGCTCGATCA
This region of Nocardioides sp. L-11A genomic DNA includes:
- a CDS encoding MlaD family protein gives rise to the protein MSRGVRIRLMAFVALSAIGIIYVGATYLGVVDRITGRGITVTASLPGSGGLFEGSEVTYRGVKIGRVSKMDTTDDGVDLTLDLEERTRLPLDSRLYVHNLSAVGEQYLDFQPADVAGPYAKDGSTFVGDERSLPVDEGDLLVDLNRFVGSVDKESLAKVVEELGLMFTDTGADLQRLLDGGSAFIAEAGAHTEETIRLLDSGLAVLKTQQGQKENIRRFAADLNTITTALRGSDGDLRTVLSVTPGAARAVTKLLQELEPTIPVLLSDLITVDQVLLSELDGIEQLLVTYPALIAGGPTGSTSDGWGHVNLQFDYSVPPCTQGYVPPSEWRSTQDLTDAKPADVNCTAGPPYVMRGSKYAPGNRKNRASPGRVYSGTYDPSTGQVPGLVDTAGNPVELRQPEDLSVLGGDAWKWLLVGPVASR
- a CDS encoding MCE family protein produces the protein MTGSRTVRRRSWRGVVALLLGTTLLAGCSSFDGAYDLPLPGHPVDADEAFEVTAYFRDVLNVVPRSPVMVDDVVIGEVTEVERAGWNAKVTLRLRDDVKLPDNAIADIRQVSLLGEKYVALEAPEQETPTGRLGEGDEIALAKTGRNPEVEEVLGALSFLLSGGGVAQLGTITREANLVMSGREDRLRNLLSSLDSVVGTIDQQKLDIIQALESLNNLTSTLNAEKKTIGDALDAVGPAVEVLAAQHDELIQMLGSLDQLGKVGTRVINASKEDVLRILEDLSPILRRLTEADEQLAPGLNLLVSFPFPQAANNIVQGDYADTIIRADLDFANLYKTLGLPEIQLPDLGEVLDQVGKCLKSGSLTSAACLKVLSDVNLLADLQTKCQDPAIKNSPVCKLLTSLPNLDLGGLLGGSNGLLGPNGPLGGLLKGLTGARPSAHRTSTTDLLGGGVLS